The following coding sequences are from one Formosa haliotis window:
- a CDS encoding winged helix-turn-helix domain-containing protein, translated as MEVKSRIWIEKDGKPFIGYGKVELLKKVDSEHSITAAAKALNMSYKKAWNLLNDMEQLAEQPLLVKHIGGKSGGSSVLTTYGKQLINDFEQLNDKCETFLNTEFKLNTNGVS; from the coding sequence ATGGAAGTTAAAAGCAGAATTTGGATAGAAAAAGACGGCAAGCCTTTTATAGGCTATGGTAAGGTTGAACTGCTAAAAAAAGTAGACAGTGAACATTCTATAACTGCTGCAGCCAAAGCTTTAAACATGTCTTACAAAAAGGCATGGAATTTATTAAACGATATGGAGCAATTAGCCGAACAACCTTTATTGGTTAAGCATATAGGCGGAAAATCTGGAGGCAGCTCTGTTTTAACCACTTATGGAAAACAGCTAATTAACGATTTTGAACAGCTTAATGATAAATGTGAAACCTTTTTAAATACCGAATTTAAATTAAATACTAATGGAGTTTCTTAG
- a CDS encoding molybdopterin molybdotransferase MoeA: MISVQQALHIIDTTVVPNRIKKVKIAKSLGCILAEDITAPIHMPSFRQSAMDGYAIIWSESAKYTLTDEAKAGDAQDLSLKPFEAVRIFTGAKVPDQADTVVMQEHVSKIEHDLSINIMPNKGANVRPIGEQVKEGDIVLKKGSVLNEAAIGFLSGLGLTKVAIYLPPKISILVTGNELQKPGKPLKPGKIYESNAVMLQTALKRFGINDIKTFKAKDTLKATRKSIKKALKFSDIVLISGGISVGDYDFVKEALDKNHVDEMFYRLNQKPGKPLWFGKKDHQFVFALPGNPASVLTCFYVYVLPILKKFSGLTAYHLPQIQAKSATAFKNTTGKTLFLKAYYNGEDVTILQGQQSSMLHAFASSNVLVKIPENLENIAINDTITCIKLDGHGS; the protein is encoded by the coding sequence ATGATATCAGTACAACAAGCTTTACATATAATAGATACGACAGTAGTGCCAAATCGCATTAAAAAAGTAAAAATAGCGAAAAGTCTAGGTTGTATTTTAGCCGAAGATATTACGGCTCCCATACACATGCCGTCGTTTAGACAATCGGCCATGGATGGTTATGCTATTATTTGGAGTGAAAGCGCAAAATACACATTAACTGATGAAGCAAAGGCTGGTGATGCTCAAGATTTAAGCTTAAAGCCTTTTGAAGCGGTTCGAATTTTTACTGGAGCTAAAGTACCAGACCAAGCCGACACCGTAGTCATGCAAGAACATGTGTCTAAAATAGAACACGATTTAAGCATTAACATAATGCCCAATAAAGGCGCTAATGTGAGACCGATTGGCGAGCAGGTTAAAGAAGGAGATATAGTATTAAAAAAAGGAAGTGTTTTAAATGAAGCCGCTATAGGGTTTTTATCGGGTTTAGGGCTTACAAAAGTTGCCATTTATTTACCTCCAAAAATTTCGATTTTAGTTACAGGTAATGAATTACAAAAACCAGGTAAACCACTTAAACCGGGTAAGATTTACGAGAGTAATGCTGTAATGCTACAAACGGCTTTAAAGCGGTTTGGTATTAACGACATTAAAACGTTTAAAGCAAAAGACACCTTAAAAGCAACTAGAAAAAGCATAAAAAAAGCACTAAAATTTAGCGACATCGTTCTTATTTCGGGAGGAATTTCTGTAGGAGATTACGATTTTGTAAAAGAGGCTCTAGATAAAAATCATGTAGATGAGATGTTTTATAGGTTAAATCAGAAACCAGGAAAGCCACTTTGGTTCGGAAAAAAAGACCATCAGTTTGTCTTTGCGCTACCAGGAAATCCGGCTTCTGTACTTACCTGTTTTTACGTATATGTTTTACCTATATTAAAAAAATTCTCTGGATTAACAGCTTATCATTTACCTCAAATTCAGGCAAAATCTGCCACAGCATTTAAAAACACCACAGGTAAAACGTTATTTTTAAAAGCGTATTACAACGGCGAGGATGTGACTATTTTGCAGGGTCAGCAATCCTCGATGCTACATGCATTTGCAAGTAGTAATGTCTTAGTAAAAATTCCAGAAAATTTAGAAAACATTGCGATAAACGACACAATAACCTGTATAAAATTAGACGGCCATGGAAGTTAA
- a CDS encoding sulfite exporter TauE/SafE family protein, whose translation MEFLSTNFFILFAIILICISFLYASVGHGGASGYLALMALFSFPILVIKPTALLLNIFVSGISFWYFKKNKHFNWKLFYPFAITSIPAAFIGGYLSINTTLYKQILGVFLVIAVLRILGVFGKEQTEKKPINIPLALLVGCGIGLFSGMIGIGGGIILSPIILLLAWGNTKESAAVSALFIFVNSISGIIGFLLKNESFPTESFYLIPFAIIGGTLGAMYGSQKFSNVKLTYVLSFVLILASFKLFLF comes from the coding sequence ATGGAGTTTCTTAGCACCAACTTTTTTATTCTATTTGCCATCATCCTTATCTGCATTTCATTTTTATATGCATCTGTAGGGCATGGTGGTGCAAGCGGATATTTAGCATTAATGGCGCTATTCTCCTTCCCTATTTTAGTAATAAAACCAACCGCTTTATTGCTTAATATTTTTGTTAGCGGTATTTCCTTTTGGTATTTTAAAAAGAATAAACATTTTAATTGGAAGCTATTTTATCCTTTTGCCATAACCTCTATTCCTGCGGCCTTTATTGGAGGGTATTTATCTATTAACACCACTCTTTACAAACAAATATTAGGAGTGTTTTTAGTGATTGCAGTATTACGGATTTTAGGTGTCTTCGGAAAAGAGCAAACCGAAAAGAAACCTATTAATATCCCCTTAGCTTTACTTGTTGGCTGTGGTATTGGACTATTTTCTGGAATGATTGGCATAGGAGGCGGAATTATTTTAAGTCCCATTATTTTACTATTGGCTTGGGGAAACACTAAAGAATCGGCAGCTGTTTCTGCCCTATTTATATTTGTAAATTCTATTTCGGGAATCATCGGGTTTCTTTTAAAAAACGAAAGTTTCCCAACCGAATCGTTTTACCTTATTCCTTTTGCAATTATCGGGGGAACCTTAGGCGCGATGTATGGCAGCCAGAAGTTTTCAAACGTAAAATTAACTTACGTGTTATCGTTCGTTTTAATATTAGCATCATTTAAATTATTTCTATTTTAA